One window of the Flavobacteriaceae bacterium YJPT1-3 genome contains the following:
- a CDS encoding alpha-1,4-glucan--maltose-1-phosphate maltosyltransferase, translated as MLKQYRVVIEQVTPQLNCDQFFIKRVVNETVTVSAQVLADGHDVIRSVLQFKHEKSKKWNEISMQEVAQDRYGATFRVEKQGFYEYRVQGWVDYALNWQHGIEAKLKDGQHVKSELLDGVQHLETIMHDASPQERKFLEQAITEFQNDNDYDSACAKATSAQLHELFFKYPTKFLANTSETLQVYVDRKKAAFSTWYEFFPRSAAEEEGKHGTFKDCERLLPRVAAMGFDTLYFPPIHPIGEKNRKGKNNATNAQEGDTGVPWAIGSKHGGHKSIHPELGSEADFKALIKKAEDHGIEIAMDIAFQAAPDHPYISSHPEWFRKRPDGTMQYAENPPKKYQDIVNFYYETAEYKSLFKELLSIVEYWIGFGVNVFRVDNPHTKPFLFWNWLIEQIKKKHPDVLFLAEAFSRPAMMQQLAKQGYTMSYTYFTWRTTKHELIEYMTELTQTEQREYFRPNFWPNTPDINPYHMQGANEAMHLLRYALAATLSGNIGLYGPVYEYMVTEAVPGKEEYMHSEKYQIRHWDWTVENKITHVISKINQLRKEHEALQQTNNIQFCGLENDNLIAYYKWNEDRSDELLIIVSLDPYYPQRGHVQLPLADLQLHPGQQVTVRDLVTGSSYNWRDEWNYVELHPTLPFHIFKILK; from the coding sequence ATTTTGAAACAATATCGTGTGGTCATCGAACAGGTGACACCGCAGTTAAACTGTGATCAATTTTTCATAAAAAGAGTTGTCAACGAAACTGTAACCGTAAGCGCTCAGGTGCTGGCTGATGGCCATGATGTCATCCGCTCTGTGTTGCAATTTAAGCATGAAAAAAGTAAAAAATGGAATGAAATTTCCATGCAAGAAGTAGCCCAGGATCGCTACGGTGCTACCTTTCGTGTTGAAAAACAGGGCTTTTACGAATATCGGGTTCAGGGATGGGTAGACTATGCCCTCAACTGGCAACACGGTATCGAAGCGAAATTGAAAGACGGACAACACGTTAAAAGCGAATTGCTGGACGGGGTTCAACACCTGGAAACTATCATGCACGACGCTTCACCTCAAGAGCGTAAATTCCTGGAACAAGCGATAACCGAATTTCAAAACGACAATGATTACGATAGCGCTTGCGCGAAAGCCACCTCAGCACAATTACACGAATTATTCTTCAAGTATCCCACCAAATTTTTGGCCAATACCTCGGAAACGCTCCAGGTCTACGTCGATCGTAAGAAAGCAGCTTTCAGTACCTGGTATGAATTCTTCCCGCGTTCTGCCGCAGAGGAGGAAGGTAAACACGGAACGTTTAAGGATTGTGAGCGACTGCTGCCACGAGTCGCGGCCATGGGATTTGATACCCTCTACTTTCCGCCCATCCATCCCATAGGGGAAAAAAACAGAAAAGGTAAAAACAACGCCACAAATGCTCAGGAAGGAGACACCGGGGTCCCCTGGGCCATTGGTTCCAAACACGGGGGGCATAAGAGCATTCATCCTGAACTGGGGTCGGAAGCCGACTTTAAAGCATTGATCAAAAAAGCGGAGGATCACGGAATTGAGATCGCCATGGATATCGCCTTCCAGGCAGCGCCAGATCATCCCTACATCAGCAGTCATCCGGAATGGTTTAGAAAACGTCCGGATGGAACGATGCAGTATGCAGAAAACCCACCTAAGAAATACCAGGACATTGTCAATTTCTATTACGAGACCGCCGAGTATAAGTCGCTCTTTAAAGAATTGCTCAGCATCGTAGAATACTGGATAGGTTTTGGTGTCAACGTGTTTCGGGTAGACAATCCACACACGAAGCCCTTCTTATTTTGGAATTGGCTCATCGAGCAGATCAAGAAGAAACATCCCGATGTGCTCTTTTTGGCGGAGGCTTTTTCCCGTCCGGCCATGATGCAGCAATTAGCCAAGCAAGGGTACACCATGTCGTACACCTATTTTACCTGGCGTACGACCAAGCATGAACTGATCGAGTACATGACCGAGTTGACCCAAACGGAACAACGGGAGTATTTTCGCCCCAATTTTTGGCCCAACACCCCGGATATCAATCCCTATCACATGCAAGGAGCCAATGAAGCCATGCATTTGTTGCGCTATGCTCTGGCGGCAACCTTAAGTGGTAACATCGGACTCTATGGCCCGGTATACGAATACATGGTCACTGAGGCTGTTCCGGGTAAGGAAGAGTACATGCATTCGGAGAAATACCAGATCAGACATTGGGACTGGACTGTAGAGAATAAGATCACCCACGTGATCAGTAAGATCAATCAACTGCGAAAGGAACATGAGGCTTTACAACAAACCAACAATATTCAATTTTGTGGATTGGAGAATGATAACCTGATCGCTTATTACAAATGGAACGAGGATCGCTCTGATGAATTGCTGATCATTGTCAGTTTGGATCCCTATTACCCACAGCGGGGTCATGTGCAGCTTCCCCTTGCAGACCTTCAATTACATCCCGGGCAGCAGGTCACCGTGCGTGATCTGGTAACCGGAAGCAGTTATAACTGGCGCGATGAATGGAACTATGTGGAGCTGCATCCTACTTTGCCCTTCCACATCTTTAAAATTCTTAAATAA
- a CDS encoding glycoside hydrolase family 31 protein, with protein sequence MIINTELQQKGNQFPNAVVDVEQDVDVLYFRTQNDVVLQLTVLRDSVFRFRYGTMGKLEPDFSYAIDEEAIGGYNHLELTENKEFYIVTTAKLTLKIEKQSLQSKIFDLDGHLINEDEIGFHFEESFEFGGNIVKMSKKAQHAESFYGLGDKPMHSNLRGRRVQNWATDQYAFGKDQDPIYKAVPFFIGLNQKRAYGIFFDNTFRSFFDFCSERMDVVSFWAQGGEMNYYFFYGPTMEEVVLNYTNLTGKPELPPLWTLGFHQCKWSYFPESRVKEITQKFRDLKIPCDAIYLDIDYMEGFRCFTWSKDYFPEPKRMVKELLDDGFKTVVIIDPGIKIDKDYWVYQEALDNDYFCKRADGPYMMGKVWPGDCNFPDYTNPEVREWWAGLFKELINDIGVKGVWNDMNEPAVMEVPNKTFPNDVRHNYDGHPCSHRKAHNIYGTQMARATYEGVKRFAYPKRPFVITRSAYSGAQRYTSSWTGDNVASWEHLWVANIQVQRMCISGMSFTGTDIGGFAEQPTGELFARWIQLGVFHPLCRVHSSGHHGDQEPWSFDDEVTDISRKFIELRYTMLPYIYTMFYDYSEEGTPMLKPLVYFDQEDPQTHYRTDEFIFGKQMLVCPILEPNAKGRRMYVPRGNWYSYWDHHLIEGGKEMWVDADIDSMPLFIKAGAIIPRYPVQQYVGEIEIKELNLDLYYSMGTEKSFVYEDTGDGYDYKKGRFSHRTLKAIGKKKEVIIQQHKQGKHETTYENFCIKLIGLPFKVKEIEVDNVIVDLKKLKYDAEARSFVVSKEFSEIHILG encoded by the coding sequence ATGATTATAAATACTGAATTACAGCAAAAAGGAAATCAATTTCCAAACGCTGTAGTTGATGTGGAACAAGATGTTGATGTTCTGTATTTCAGAACGCAAAATGATGTGGTCCTTCAGCTTACGGTACTCAGAGACAGCGTCTTTCGATTTCGATACGGTACCATGGGCAAGTTAGAGCCTGACTTTTCCTATGCGATAGACGAAGAAGCCATTGGTGGATATAATCATTTGGAACTTACAGAGAATAAGGAATTCTACATCGTCACTACAGCAAAGCTTACGCTGAAAATTGAAAAGCAAAGTTTGCAAAGCAAAATATTCGATTTGGATGGCCATCTCATCAATGAGGACGAGATCGGTTTTCACTTTGAGGAAAGCTTCGAGTTTGGTGGGAATATCGTCAAGATGAGTAAAAAGGCTCAACATGCGGAGAGCTTTTACGGCTTGGGGGATAAACCCATGCACTCCAATTTACGGGGTAGACGGGTACAGAATTGGGCTACTGATCAATACGCCTTTGGTAAGGATCAGGATCCGATCTACAAAGCGGTTCCTTTCTTTATAGGGCTCAACCAAAAACGAGCCTACGGGATCTTTTTTGATAACACCTTCCGATCCTTCTTTGACTTTTGCAGTGAGCGCATGGATGTGGTCAGTTTTTGGGCCCAGGGAGGTGAAATGAATTATTATTTCTTCTATGGTCCCACCATGGAAGAGGTGGTCCTAAATTATACCAACCTCACCGGAAAGCCCGAATTACCTCCCTTATGGACCTTAGGTTTTCACCAATGCAAATGGAGCTACTTTCCCGAGAGTCGGGTGAAAGAGATCACCCAGAAATTCCGTGATCTTAAAATTCCCTGCGATGCCATTTATCTGGACATCGATTATATGGAGGGTTTCCGATGCTTTACCTGGAGTAAAGACTATTTTCCGGAGCCTAAGCGGATGGTCAAAGAATTGCTGGATGATGGCTTTAAGACGGTGGTGATCATCGATCCCGGTATTAAGATCGACAAGGACTATTGGGTTTATCAAGAGGCATTAGATAACGATTATTTCTGTAAACGTGCAGATGGGCCCTACATGATGGGTAAGGTCTGGCCGGGCGACTGTAATTTCCCGGATTACACCAATCCTGAGGTCCGCGAGTGGTGGGCCGGCCTGTTCAAAGAATTGATTAACGATATTGGGGTCAAAGGGGTGTGGAACGATATGAACGAACCCGCGGTCATGGAAGTCCCTAACAAAACCTTCCCTAATGATGTACGCCACAATTATGACGGTCATCCCTGCAGCCATCGTAAGGCCCATAATATTTACGGAACCCAAATGGCTCGAGCCACTTATGAAGGGGTGAAACGTTTCGCTTATCCCAAGCGTCCGTTCGTGATCACACGGTCAGCCTACAGCGGTGCTCAGCGCTATACAAGTTCGTGGACCGGCGATAATGTAGCCAGCTGGGAACATCTTTGGGTGGCTAATATTCAAGTGCAACGGATGTGTATCTCCGGAATGTCATTTACCGGCACCGATATTGGTGGATTTGCAGAACAACCCACGGGTGAACTTTTTGCGCGGTGGATTCAGTTGGGAGTATTCCATCCCTTGTGCCGCGTTCATTCGTCCGGACATCATGGCGATCAGGAACCCTGGAGTTTTGATGATGAAGTGACCGATATCAGTCGGAAGTTCATTGAACTGCGCTATACCATGCTTCCCTACATTTATACCATGTTCTATGATTATAGTGAAGAGGGTACTCCTATGCTGAAGCCTCTGGTGTATTTTGACCAGGAAGATCCACAAACGCATTATCGTACTGACGAATTCATTTTTGGGAAACAGATGTTGGTCTGTCCAATTTTAGAGCCGAATGCTAAGGGTAGACGTATGTACGTACCTCGCGGGAACTGGTATAGTTACTGGGACCATCACCTCATAGAAGGAGGTAAAGAGATGTGGGTGGATGCCGATATTGACAGCATGCCTTTATTCATTAAAGCAGGAGCGATCATTCCACGGTATCCGGTACAGCAATATGTAGGGGAAATTGAGATCAAAGAACTCAATTTAGACTTGTATTACAGTATGGGAACGGAGAAGTCTTTTGTCTATGAGGATACCGGGGATGGTTATGATTATAAAAAAGGACGTTTCAGTCATCGTACGCTCAAGGCCATCGGAAAGAAGAAGGAGGTAATCATTCAACAACACAAACAAGGCAAACACGAGACTACCTACGAGAACTTTTGCATCAAGTTAATCGGATTGCCGTTTAAAGTGAAAGAGATCGAGGTGGATAATGTCATTGTTGACCTAAAAAAACTGAAGTATGATGCAGAGGCCCGAAGCTTCGTAGTTTCTAAAGAATTCAGTGAGATTCACATTTTAGGATAA
- the msrB gene encoding peptide-methionine (R)-S-oxide reductase MsrB, with translation MANTKYPVQKTEEEWRAQLGPEQYRVLREKGTERPFTGKYNLHFEDGKYRCAACDAQLFESDSKFESGCGWPSFDEAIEGAVEYVQDRSHGMIRTEILCANCGSHLGHVFNDGPTNTGQRYCVNSASIDFQK, from the coding sequence ATGGCAAATACCAAATATCCTGTTCAAAAGACCGAAGAAGAATGGCGCGCCCAGCTCGGTCCGGAGCAGTATCGGGTACTTCGGGAGAAAGGGACCGAACGTCCCTTTACCGGTAAGTACAATCTGCATTTTGAGGATGGAAAATATCGCTGTGCTGCTTGTGACGCTCAGCTGTTTGAAAGTGATTCTAAATTTGAAAGCGGCTGCGGTTGGCCCAGTTTTGACGAAGCTATAGAAGGTGCTGTGGAATATGTACAAGATCGATCGCACGGTATGATCAGAACAGAAATTCTATGTGCCAATTGCGGCAGTCATCTGGGGCATGTATTCAACGACGGGCCCACCAATACCGGCCAGCGATACTGTGTCAATTCGGCCAGTATCGATTTCCAAAAATAA
- the msrB gene encoding peptide-methionine (R)-S-oxide reductase MsrB, protein MKIFSLLFLTVALMACNGQAQQQEQETFPVSKTEEEWKAILTPEEFYILREAGTERPFTSDLLDLKAEGTYVCAACETPLFKSEHKFESGTGWPSFDRPIEGNVAYDVDYKIGYARKEEHCATCGGHLGHVFNDGPEETTGERHCINGDALDFVPASKTE, encoded by the coding sequence ATGAAAATTTTTAGTCTACTGTTTTTAACCGTTGCGCTTATGGCTTGCAATGGTCAGGCACAACAACAAGAGCAGGAAACCTTCCCGGTTTCTAAAACCGAAGAGGAATGGAAAGCAATTTTGACCCCCGAGGAATTCTACATTCTGAGAGAAGCCGGCACAGAACGGCCCTTTACCAGTGATCTTCTTGATCTTAAAGCGGAGGGTACCTATGTTTGTGCTGCTTGCGAAACTCCACTCTTTAAAAGCGAACATAAATTTGAAAGCGGTACCGGATGGCCTTCTTTTGACCGCCCAATAGAGGGAAATGTAGCCTATGATGTAGATTACAAAATAGGGTATGCGCGCAAAGAAGAACATTGCGCTACTTGTGGAGGGCATCTGGGACACGTTTTTAACGACGGTCCCGAAGAAACTACCGGTGAACGCCATTGCATCAATGGAGATGCTTTAGATTTTGTTCCTGCATCCAAAACTGAGTAA
- the lpdA gene encoding dihydrolipoyl dehydrogenase, with product MSKYDIIVLGSGPGGYVTAIRASQLGFKTAVIEKESLGGVCLNWGCIPTKALLKSAQVFEYLKHAEDYGLKVEGADKDFKAVVKRSREVAGGMSKGVQFLMKKNKIDVIEGFGKLKPGKKVEVDGKEYSADHIIIATGARSRELPNLKQDGEKVIGYRKAMTLDKQPKKMIVVGSGAIGVEFASFYNSMGTEVTIVEYLPTLVPVEDEEVSKQFERSFKKAGIKIMTNASVEKVDTSGEGVKATVKTKKGEEILEADIVLSAVGIKTNIENIGLEDVGIATDRDKIMVNDWYQTNIPGYYAIGDVTKGPALAHVASAEGITCVEKIKGMDVEKIDYNNIPGCTYASPEIASVGMTEAQAKEAGYEIKVGKFPFSASGKASASGHKDGFVKVIFDAKYGEWLGCHMIGAGVTDMIAEAVLGRKLETTGHEVLKAIHPHPTMSEAVMEAVAAAYDEVIHI from the coding sequence ATGAGTAAATACGATATTATTGTTTTAGGAAGTGGACCCGGAGGATACGTCACTGCGATCCGAGCGTCTCAACTGGGATTTAAAACCGCGGTCATTGAAAAAGAAAGCCTGGGTGGGGTCTGTTTGAATTGGGGTTGTATCCCTACCAAAGCCTTATTGAAAAGCGCTCAGGTATTCGAATACCTTAAGCATGCCGAAGACTACGGATTGAAAGTAGAAGGAGCAGATAAAGACTTTAAGGCGGTAGTGAAACGTAGTCGTGAGGTCGCCGGTGGCATGAGTAAAGGCGTCCAGTTCCTGATGAAAAAAAATAAGATCGATGTCATTGAAGGCTTTGGAAAACTTAAGCCCGGAAAAAAAGTAGAGGTCGACGGAAAAGAATACAGTGCTGACCACATCATCATCGCTACTGGTGCGAGGAGTAGGGAATTACCTAATCTAAAGCAGGACGGCGAAAAAGTGATCGGCTATCGAAAAGCCATGACCCTGGACAAACAACCCAAAAAAATGATCGTGGTAGGTTCAGGCGCCATTGGCGTAGAATTCGCCAGTTTCTACAACAGTATGGGCACCGAAGTGACCATCGTTGAATATCTGCCCACGCTGGTTCCTGTAGAAGATGAGGAAGTCTCTAAGCAATTTGAGCGCTCCTTCAAAAAAGCCGGGATTAAGATCATGACCAATGCCTCAGTAGAAAAGGTGGACACCTCCGGAGAGGGAGTCAAGGCCACCGTAAAAACGAAAAAAGGAGAAGAAATCCTGGAAGCAGACATCGTACTCTCTGCTGTGGGCATCAAAACGAATATCGAGAATATTGGACTCGAAGATGTGGGGATCGCTACTGATCGGGACAAGATCATGGTCAATGACTGGTATCAAACCAATATCCCGGGATACTACGCCATTGGAGATGTAACCAAAGGTCCTGCGCTGGCGCATGTCGCTTCCGCGGAAGGCATCACCTGTGTAGAGAAGATCAAAGGCATGGATGTAGAGAAAATTGATTACAATAATATACCCGGCTGTACCTATGCTTCACCAGAAATTGCCTCTGTCGGTATGACTGAAGCTCAGGCTAAGGAAGCCGGTTACGAGATCAAGGTGGGTAAATTCCCCTTCTCTGCCTCCGGGAAAGCGAGTGCCAGCGGACACAAGGACGGTTTCGTTAAAGTGATCTTTGACGCCAAATACGGAGAGTGGCTGGGTTGTCATATGATTGGTGCCGGGGTGACCGATATGATCGCTGAAGCAGTCTTAGGCAGAAAATTAGAGACTACCGGTCACGAAGTCTTGAAAGCCATACATCCGCACCCGACCATGAGCGAAGCCGTCATGGAAGCCGTAGCAGCGGCTTACGATGAGGTGATTCACATCTAA
- the aroQ gene encoding type II 3-dehydroquinate dehydratase, translating into MKILIINGPNLNLLGTREPETYGNESFEDYFSKLQFKFKEIELSYFQSNIEGELITRLQQAATTFDGIILNAAAYTHTSVGIGDAVAAIATPVVEVHISNTFAREEFRHHSYISKNAKGVILGFGLQSYDLAIESFNP; encoded by the coding sequence ATGAAGATACTCATCATCAACGGACCTAATTTAAACCTCTTGGGGACTCGCGAACCCGAAACCTACGGGAACGAATCGTTCGAGGATTATTTTTCCAAGTTGCAGTTCAAGTTTAAAGAAATCGAACTTTCTTATTTTCAGTCCAATATAGAAGGAGAGTTGATCACCAGGCTGCAACAGGCCGCAACCACATTTGACGGCATTATTTTAAATGCAGCTGCCTATACCCATACTTCTGTGGGCATAGGAGATGCTGTGGCCGCCATTGCGACTCCGGTAGTAGAAGTACACATATCAAACACCTTCGCTCGAGAAGAGTTTAGGCATCATTCGTATATATCCAAAAACGCTAAGGGAGTAATTCTGGGCTTCGGTCTCCAGAGTTATGATTTGGCTATAGAAAGTTTTAATCCATAA
- a CDS encoding phosphotransferase, translating to MAKAEEKKELFIYEEQWETLLENIRFQKELCEDILEPYIINQRWYGGKASALKYIEIVDSFPIARDKEHFYGVVLEVNFKEAFVQNYFMPLGFVTDDEYANDNIIAHLQLAGLKGYLVDAVTLESFRRQVFTKILEGAKYKYKDVEYRRGRRCADHEYKSSRFLGVEQSNTSIVFNEKYVLKLFRRIYVDQNPDYEISKYLTYKGTFKNTPGYAGSITLKFSDKNVITLGLMQELVPNEGDAWEYFGKALEKAFQNLSESQMDVNDLVMPKHFKQLAVNAVPPTITLWCPIEIFQDVAQLAKRTAEMHVSLGMERVNTAFTPQNFTNDYTVWLKNRLIYMFENRVNLVENNLHKLEGLRLELANEFLSKKKMIRKRLLDFDEDKLKSERIRIHGDYHLGQVLVHDRDFQIIDFEGEPESTIRDRKVKQPPVKDVAGMFRSFHYAIYATIFANMESYSHSQEELFKVAEVLYEYLVAVFLDTYIGYVQTHNLNIGYIKEIEFLLDYCLLEKAVYELGYELNARPRWAIIPLKGISNILNQRNS from the coding sequence ATGGCAAAGGCAGAGGAGAAGAAGGAATTATTTATCTATGAAGAGCAATGGGAAACCTTGCTGGAGAATATACGCTTCCAAAAAGAACTTTGCGAAGATATATTGGAACCCTATATCATCAATCAACGCTGGTATGGTGGAAAGGCCAGCGCCTTGAAGTACATTGAGATCGTTGACTCCTTTCCTATCGCCCGTGATAAGGAGCATTTTTATGGTGTGGTGCTGGAAGTGAATTTCAAAGAAGCCTTTGTACAGAATTACTTCATGCCACTGGGTTTTGTGACCGATGATGAGTACGCTAATGATAATATCATCGCTCACCTGCAATTAGCCGGCTTGAAAGGCTATTTGGTGGATGCGGTGACGCTGGAGAGTTTCCGCCGGCAGGTATTTACCAAAATTCTTGAGGGGGCCAAGTACAAATACAAGGATGTAGAGTATAGGCGCGGTAGACGCTGTGCAGATCACGAATACAAGAGTTCGCGATTTCTGGGTGTTGAGCAAAGCAATACGTCCATCGTTTTTAATGAGAAATACGTGCTCAAACTGTTCCGTCGTATTTATGTAGACCAGAATCCGGATTACGAGATCAGTAAGTACCTGACCTATAAGGGTACATTTAAGAATACCCCGGGTTACGCGGGCAGTATCACGCTAAAATTTAGCGATAAGAATGTCATCACCTTAGGACTTATGCAGGAATTGGTTCCTAATGAGGGCGATGCCTGGGAATACTTTGGCAAAGCGCTGGAAAAAGCTTTTCAGAATCTTTCGGAATCACAAATGGATGTCAATGATCTGGTCATGCCAAAGCATTTCAAACAGTTGGCTGTTAATGCAGTTCCGCCCACCATTACGCTTTGGTGTCCAATAGAAATATTTCAGGATGTGGCTCAATTGGCTAAACGTACGGCAGAGATGCACGTATCTCTAGGTATGGAACGGGTGAATACCGCTTTTACACCGCAAAACTTCACCAATGACTACACGGTTTGGCTGAAAAACCGACTGATCTACATGTTCGAGAACCGGGTCAATCTGGTGGAGAATAATTTGCACAAATTAGAAGGGCTTCGCCTAGAGTTAGCGAATGAATTTCTTTCCAAGAAGAAAATGATTCGTAAGCGTTTGCTGGACTTTGACGAAGATAAACTAAAAAGTGAACGTATCCGTATTCATGGTGATTATCACCTGGGTCAGGTATTGGTGCACGATAGGGATTTCCAGATCATCGATTTTGAAGGCGAACCGGAAAGCACCATTAGAGATCGTAAGGTCAAACAACCCCCGGTTAAAGACGTAGCGGGGATGTTCCGCTCTTTTCACTATGCCATCTACGCTACCATTTTTGCGAACATGGAAAGTTATTCCCACAGTCAGGAAGAATTATTCAAAGTGGCCGAAGTGCTTTACGAATATCTGGTTGCCGTTTTCTTGGACACCTATATTGGCTACGTACAGACGCATAATTTAAATATCGGCTACATCAAAGAAATTGAATTCCTTTTGGATTACTGCCTATTAGAAAAGGCAGTTTATGAATTGGGCTATGAGCTCAACGCTCGTCCGCGATGGGCTATCATTCCACTTAAGGGAATTTCCAACATACTAAACCAAAGAAATTCATGA
- the glgB gene encoding 1,4-alpha-glucan branching protein GlgB has protein sequence MNNVQAHSLFTDFDIDLFKAGKHYKLYEKLGSHLVEHEGKQGVYFAVWAPSAKQVSVVGDFNYWLEGEHSLNVRWDGSGIWEGFIPGLKKGTVYKYKIQSHHNDVKTEKADPFARRCEHPPKTASEVWEDDYRWKDKKWMVNRADHNSLKAPFSVYEIHAGSWKKIVENGQSRSLSYTEMAEDLVKYLKEMKFTHVEFMPIMEYPYDPSWGYQLTGYFAPTARFGYPDEFKFLVDKLHQAGIGVILDWVPSHFPEDAHGLGFFDGSHLYEHPDRRRGYHPDWKSLIFNYGRNEVRAFLISNALFWLDQYHIDGLRVDAVASMLYLDYSREDGEWEPNEYGGNENLEVISFLKELNETIYANFPDVQTIAEESTNFTMVSKPVFMGGLGFGMKWMMGWMHDTLEYFKKEPIYRRHHQNDITFSMTYAFTENFMLPLSHDEVVYGKQSILGRMPGDEWQRFANLRLLYGYMFTHPGTKLLFQGGEFGQSSEWNFKESLDWHLLEYPVHQGVQAVVKDLNALYRQQPALYERQFDASGFEWIEWNDHENSVLSYLRKGDKESDYVVVVCNFTPVPRENYRVGIPFGEHLEVIFNSDEKKYAGSGQYANKKITTEAITANGKANSVVLDLPPLAMIALSRKRT, from the coding sequence ATGAACAACGTTCAAGCGCACAGTCTTTTCACCGATTTTGACATCGATCTTTTTAAGGCCGGAAAACACTATAAACTCTACGAGAAATTAGGTTCCCACCTTGTCGAACATGAGGGGAAACAGGGAGTGTACTTCGCGGTCTGGGCACCCAGCGCCAAGCAGGTGAGTGTGGTTGGAGATTTCAACTATTGGTTGGAAGGAGAACACTCATTAAATGTACGATGGGATGGAAGTGGGATCTGGGAAGGATTCATTCCGGGTCTGAAAAAAGGGACGGTCTATAAATATAAAATTCAATCACATCATAACGATGTCAAAACAGAAAAGGCAGATCCCTTTGCCCGACGCTGCGAACATCCCCCAAAGACGGCCTCAGAGGTCTGGGAGGACGATTATCGTTGGAAGGACAAGAAATGGATGGTCAACCGGGCAGATCACAACAGCCTAAAGGCTCCCTTCTCTGTCTATGAAATCCATGCCGGTTCCTGGAAGAAAATTGTGGAGAATGGACAATCCAGAAGCCTAAGCTATACAGAGATGGCAGAAGATCTGGTGAAGTACTTGAAGGAGATGAAATTTACCCATGTGGAATTCATGCCCATCATGGAATATCCTTACGATCCTAGTTGGGGCTATCAACTGACCGGATATTTTGCGCCAACAGCTCGCTTTGGTTATCCGGACGAGTTTAAATTTTTGGTAGATAAACTCCACCAGGCTGGTATTGGGGTGATCCTGGATTGGGTGCCTTCGCATTTCCCGGAGGATGCTCACGGTTTGGGATTCTTTGACGGTTCTCATTTGTACGAACATCCCGATCGACGCCGAGGATATCATCCGGATTGGAAATCGCTCATCTTCAATTATGGCCGTAATGAAGTTCGCGCCTTTTTGATCAGCAACGCTCTTTTTTGGCTGGATCAGTATCATATTGATGGTTTGCGTGTGGATGCTGTTGCCAGTATGCTGTATTTAGATTACTCCAGAGAAGACGGGGAGTGGGAGCCTAATGAATACGGCGGGAACGAGAATCTGGAAGTGATCTCTTTTCTTAAGGAACTCAACGAAACCATCTATGCTAATTTTCCTGACGTTCAGACCATTGCTGAAGAATCCACCAATTTTACCATGGTCTCCAAACCAGTGTTTATGGGCGGACTTGGTTTTGGAATGAAATGGATGATGGGCTGGATGCATGATACCTTAGAGTATTTTAAGAAGGAACCGATCTACCGTCGACATCACCAGAATGACATTACGTTCAGTATGACCTATGCCTTTACGGAGAACTTTATGCTTCCGTTGTCACATGATGAAGTGGTCTACGGCAAACAGTCCATTTTAGGAAGGATGCCCGGAGATGAATGGCAGCGATTTGCCAATTTGAGATTGTTATACGGATATATGTTTACGCATCCCGGCACCAAACTCTTGTTTCAGGGCGGTGAGTTCGGTCAGAGTTCGGAATGGAATTTTAAAGAGAGCCTGGATTGGCACCTCTTGGAATATCCGGTTCATCAGGGTGTACAGGCCGTAGTCAAAGACCTCAACGCCTTATATCGACAGCAACCGGCACTTTACGAGCGGCAGTTCGATGCTTCCGGATTTGAATGGATCGAATGGAACGATCATGAGAATTCGGTGTTGTCTTATTTACGCAAGGGAGATAAGGAATCGGACTATGTGGTCGTCGTTTGTAATTTCACGCCGGTGCCCCGCGAAAATTATCGCGTAGGTATTCCTTTTGGTGAGCATTTAGAAGTGATCTTCAACAGTGATGAAAAGAAATACGCCGGCAGTGGTCAGTATGCAAACAAAAAGATAACGACAGAAGCCATAACGGCCAATGGAAAAGCCAATTCAGTAGTCCTGGACCTACCTCCTTTGGCCATGATTGCGCTTTCGCGAAAGCGAACTTGA